The genomic stretch AAGCGGCCAGTGCTCCCAAGTGTGGTTGATTTCCATCTAAAGAGATGAACGGATTTGGTTAGTGTTTGCTCCGGATCTTTAGCGTCTCATCCGGATAGGTTCGTCATTCCACAAAAGGCATGTTGTTGGGTACATGACCTGTTGACATTAAGGTGGCTTTATTAATCATGAGTCAATATCAAGGACCGACTGACCTAAGGCTTATGCAGCATGACCTTTGTTTGTTAGAGTAGAGTGTTTCCTAATTTTTGAGTTGGACTGAATATTGCGAGACGTTATGTCAGTTGACCTAATAAAGTCGTTCTCTAAGACTAGAGAATTTTGAAAGAAGGTCCGGAGGAGTGTAGAAGACAACCCTCGCGTGTCATTTGTGTGTGATAATGTACAACCAAGACTAGATAGGAAAGTATGTGATGGCGGTAACAGATAATTGGTGATAAAAGTAACAATATTAAAACTAGGCAAACAAGTATATGTTAGACAATATATAAACAATTAAGACAAGTAAGCACATATCTGCAAAGTTAAGCACAGTTAAAAAAGCAAAACCATCTATTATTCTTAAGGTTTTGCATCTTTTTATTTAATTCCTGAATTGCGGTTTTCTGCCTAAATTAAAAGAATTACTACAACATATATACGAGCATTTCTCGCCTAAAATGATAGACTACAAATTATTTGTCATACCCaggctattttttttttcaaacattgAAATTTTATTAATAACAATAGTATTGACACGCAATCTTGCTTTCTGTTGGTGGTAGTtttttatgactaaccgttgTTTCCTTCATTGTTGATCACCTCTATCTTattgtttttattctgcttttatatagCTTTTTGGTattgtcccttcttgtctatatttaCATTAATTTGGTGTTTATATTTTCCGGAGCCGGGGGTCTTTTGGTATGTTGTTGCTGTTGCATTGAAATTTTagtaatataaaaatatttgttataaaaataaaataacttaTTTAAAAGAAGATGAGCGTACTTTTTTCTCAAATAATGGTAAAATCTACTACTTTATTTTCTTGGTAATTATCTACTACTTTATTAATCATGGTTAAAGCTTTTGTTTAGTTAAGTAAACACGGACCTTTGATATTTCAATTGAACAAGTGTCATAAACCTAAAGAGGAACTTAGGGAAATGGAAAGAGTGAAAAATGGAGAGGAGTTTGGTCCCATGTTAATATGGTATGTATAGCTCCCTCCTTCATTTTTGTTACTTGGGCTTGGATTTTGTGATAATAATTGTCTCTTCAGAAATCAATAAGAAAAGGAGCACACAGGACTAAAGCCAACCACGCTAGCACTAGCTGAGAATGAATATGCTTTCACGTATTCATCGTGACCACAAACTGAGACATAGAGAAAGTTTCTGCCATAAAACACAAAGATTAGCGTATATAACATGTTACACTCAAAGATTACAGACAGTAAATGATCCTTTGGTGCGGGAAAAGACAGCTAAACACTTAACCACAACTTGAGACGTTACTCTCAAATTTGAAATACGTCCTCTATTTGCACTATTCCCATTTGTCCTCTTATGTTCCAGAAAACAATTGGATAAAAGCTCAGTGAAAAAGAAAGTACAGccaattttataaaattaaaaaaaaaaaaaaaaaaaaaaaaaagaggtggcTCCAGCAGTTCCCTTATAGCTCCATCACACTCTTAACTGAGATAGTAGAAATTTCAACGTTTCAATTTTTACAGGCATCGAGCTAACAAACTACGAGCTCAGATCAAGACTACCGTTTTCAACGGTTACAGCAAACCCAGCTAGCAGGGGAATGAGTCAGGGAGGGAATCTGGATCCTGGAACATTTGATGACTGACTATCCATTAGTGCCATCAAAACTGCCTTGCGCATTTTGTCTTCTCTTTTCTCTCCAATTTTCGCCCCACATTTTAGCCTCCGCAACTGCTCTTTCTCGGTCCAAATCCCTGTTTAACATCCTTGCTGTTTCCCTTGGGGAATCCTCCTTCTCAGATCCTCCATCCAAGTCCGGCCATTTCCGTCCTGATCCTCCTCCTGCCCCATCTTCATTCCTGCATATTCTCCCACCTCTATCATCTTTATTTCTCTTATCATCTACCTGATTTGCTAGATAAGAAAGTGCAGTAACTACATCCCCGATTAGAGGACGAGCAGCAGCCTGTTCTTGGATACACATGGACGCCACAGCTAAAGCCTGGTATAGACCTCTCATTGGAAATTGTCCTTGCAGCCTTGGATCTGCTAATTTTGCAAACTTCCTACGATCATTAAACAGTGGCCTAGCCTGGATGTACGATCACAATACAAAGGATAATCAATCATACAATTTGATAGCTGAGAGCATGTTATTTTCACACAGAGATGGACTCAATAATTTTTTAAAGGAAAGGAAAGACATAAAGCAGATTACCCATGCGACAAGGTTTTGCTCTCCCTGAGGCATGGTGCTGTCAATAGCCTTACGCCCAGTGATAAGCTCCAAGAAGACAACCCCAAAACTATAGACATCAGATTTTACAGTCAATTGTCCAGTCATGGCATACTCAGGGGCACAGTAACCATAAGTTCCCATGACCCTTGTGGACACATGTGACTTGTCTCCAGTAGGACCAAGTTTTGCAAGTCCAAAATCTGAAAGCTTCGGGAAAAAATTTTCCTCGAGCAATATGTTGGATGACTTGAAGTCCCTATAAATAACAGGAGGGTTTGCCTTATCATGAAGGTACTCCAAACCTTTTGCTGCACCAGCTGCTATCTTCATTCTCGTGTTCCAATCTAGTGGCTCTTTATCAGGAGGGAGATCTGCACTACGCTTATTCACATGAGATCGCTAAAGAATACTAAGCCTAGAGCCACAAAACTCTGCAGTACAGGATTGTTCACAAGAAAAAGCTAATGAAACAGGTAACAAACAAGATGCAAGCTGAAAACATGCCATCAACAATATGCCTGAGAGATCACTAACTAATACAATCGCAAAGCAATGAGAGCTCTTGGAACCATCATCTTATTAAGGACCCAGGGGATAATAAGCTTCTATTCTTCTTCCCCTTTGTCTTTAAATTTTATCTGTGCTGTGTATGGAAAAATTTATACAACACTGACTGACACTTCTGATTAAATTGCAGGCATGTCACATAATAGCATGGAAAGAATGGCAGGTGGGCTTCCGGCAATTGGGGACTGGCAGGGAAACAACAAGGCAGCATTAATAATGGAAAGTTTGGAGTTTCAAGGTATAGTATGAAAATTTAAGTGAGTAGAGAAACAATTACAACCAGAGTTAATGTGTACAAACAAAAAGAATATCATAGTTGAGATGAATTGACATACGGCACCACTGATTTTGAATGTGTGAACAATTTTTAAGATGAATGCTATCATGGCAGTATAAGTCAAATTCTGGTGGGACAAGAAACAATACATCAATGGCAACCATGGCAATTCAAATCTAATTCCATGTGCGAAGAACCACATACTGGAGTCATAACATAGCATCATCAAAGGCTTAAGTATTGGTTACTCTTGATAACACAGTACTACATGTATAGATGTCAAGATGCAAAAGCAATGAGCGCAAAACAGGTCTAGCCATCCTCATGAAATCAACTGGATGCTTCTTCTGATCTCATGGAAAAGATTCCTCTAATGAAAACTCTGGTACTGGCTGCCTGAATGCCTGCGAAATATATGGTTTCTTCCATGCAAGTTATCATTATCTTTTTCACTAAAAGGGAACTCTGCAAACTTTTGATCAGATTTAGACTTTTTATATAGTACCTCACACTGTTTACTAGAAATTCCCTTAGTTTTTGCTTACTCTGTTGCTAGGAACACCGCGCTGTATTCAGGTACAATTCCTTCCCTTAGCTGCTTAATAGCATTAGCGATATAGTTCCTTTctttgagtttttatttatttatgtttattggAATTAGTTCTTCCTTGGTTCCATCTTTGCCAAAGATGGACAAGTTTTGTCTGTGCGCTAAATAAATCACAAGCACATTAAGAACTTCGAGTTGAAGTACAACTTAGCAGTTTGAATTCCCGTCACTTACATGCAATCATTTGAAATGTAAAGCTGAACATAAACTGTACTTTGCAAAATCACATATGAATCAAAGCAATAACTTTATTACTCTTTCCAGTTCCCAAAAAATAACTATTACTATCCTGATTGTCAAACAGTTTTCCTTTGACCAATTTTTtctaatcaattttttttttaaattaaaagaagTGTTATTCACGTACTTTCTTTAATGTTCATAAATAGGAATCCCACCATTCTTTTTTGGGACAGTCGAAGTAATATGTATACAATATTTTGCTGCATTTTATTGGGGTATAAGCCATTTGCTacataaaaatagaagaaatatagaTCATAGAAACAGAATGCCATGCAAAATAGGTTACCATGAAGGTGATCCTCTAGTGATCCCAAAGGCATGAACTCGTAGACAAGAAGCCTCTGGTCCCCGTCAGCACAATAACCAATTAAGTTCACCAAGTTAGGATGATGAAGAAGACTAAGCATAAGCACCTCCACTAAAAATTCTCTATTCCCCTGAAGCCCATTCCTATCCAATTGCTTTACTGCAACAACCTGGGAAGATCAACCAACTATCATCAGACATAGTTAACTGAAGTTTACAGCAACAACTTGGGAAGATCAAGCATGTATACATAATTGTTGAacataacataaattcaagaTTTTGGTGAATGAAACCTTGACAATGATTAGAGAACAAAAAGGTTTGATTTTGGATTTAAGAAGCTGAAAGATGGTACTTCTAGTATTTAAGTCCATAGAGTCAAATGAGATGAATATCTTATCTCCTTTCTGATCCTCTCAGAATGTTCAATTACTCACAACTAATGGCACATGTTGGACATGGCATGACATATCGTCTAACTATGTAAACTACCAAACCATTAATCTCTTATTATTTCTGTCATGCAGCATTTTATGAGTTTCTTCACAGAAATTATCAtatgaattaagaaaagtaatGTAAGAATATGATAATGCCTTGCTTAAACAATTAAGCATGAAATTTACCTCTTTTTCTACATACACTAACTAGCAGTGCTTCAAAATTCTAGGATCGGAAAAATATTTTatcggaaaatattttcttggaaaataagtgattttcttaattattttctagtgtttggttagacaacaaaaaataattttagaaaaatatatAATCTAGCCAAATATTATGGGAGACGAAACAGGTGAGGGTGAGGGAGGAGTGGGGCGGTGGGGGTCCGGGTTTGTGGTCAAGGTCGGTGATCGGTGGTCGAGATGGGGGTTCAAGGTCAGGGTTTGGGGTTCGGGTCGGGATTGGGTTTTAGGGCCGGGGTCAAGATTGGGATTTAGGGTCGAGTTTTCCAAGTTGGGTCCGACAGGGTCTGGGGGCAGGGGTGGGAGGGTAAGGATTGGGGTGAGGGCGGGATTGTTGAAAGagattttttggaaaatattttcctactTTTTGTAGGGAAGTCATTTTCCTTTAATTAGAGGAAAATGAGTTGTTAAGTAAAATGTTCTCCAAAACATTTAagtcaaccaaacatgaaaaaaaaaattatttttcaaaaaatattttccttcacgCAGAGTCATGGGAAGAGTCGCACCCCAAGGGTGTTTCAagtattattttataaattattactccctctattttaatttgtttgaaCCTTTTTGGAGTACGAGGGCTCAAATTGATTAATTTTCGGTATGAATTTAGACAAAGAtttttttaagttttttgaaataaaattaaCATATGTAGAAACTATATAAAAGTACTATAAGTCACAATAGTGaacaattcaaaatatttaaaaactattTGCAAAAAACATGGTTCAACAAAACTTTTTTTGACTCCCTAAATAGTAATAGTTtcattctttttgaaacggaGAGAGTAATATTTATCGAACTCTATGATAATGCCTTGCTAGTTGCTTCAACCCTTTGATATATATTTACCTATACTGCTAAGATACTTTGATTGGCAATACTCCTCGCAACGTTAAAGGAAATGGTAACAAAAATGTTGTATAATTACAAGGGAAGTTTCAAGTGATAGCAATCTCTTCTTAAATGTCTATGATGAAGTTGACATGACTGTAATATGAAGGAATACATCTAGAAAAGTTAGCACAGTTTGTTAATAATTGACATTAACTCGAGCTTGCTTTATACAAACTTATTGGTTTCTCCTTGAAGTATAACCAGAAGCCCTCAGACTGAAGCTTTTGATGTAGTAGCACTTGTGAGTAGAGTATGATGAGCTGATTTTTGGTTGTAGGTTGTAGAAAATAAAATGCCTTGAAGAACCATAGTGAGTGTAAGCTACTGATTATGTATACCAATATCGTTTTTACTTTTGCCTTTTTTTTCTTAagatatactccctccgtttcatattaaatgaggtactttcctttttagtcttttccaaaacaaatgacacatttttaaatttggaaataattcaactttaaactctttcattttactcatttacccttaatgagaagcttttatagccacacaaatgtcatggccccacaaactttttaccctttaagcttttaagaccataagtttcaaaagtcttcttcttttttcttaaactccgtgctgagtcaaactacctcatataatatgaaacggagggagtaataacaTAGCATTTCAGCAAATCACAACCCAAATTAAATGTAATGTTCATCCCCACCAACGTTAAATGACTCTGTCCCTGAGCAGACTAAAGGGAGATCAGCAAATGGGACTCCAGCAGATTTCGTTAAGGCAAGAATAAGCATCATAAATGTCCTGCACTACCATTTGATTTTCTGTGttctactttttaaaaaaaataagagttTGAGATCTTTTTACTGGTTTAGTTTTAGCCAGACACAGAGGCTATGCACAATGTACTTTTAGGGTTATTTAATGCCCACAGGCCACAGGGTGATTGAGGTGAGTGTTCTGCAAGTTTTTGGTTTCagacaagaaaatagaaaaagaaaaccaAATTGGATAAAAGAAACAATGAACCGAACATTAGACAGATAAAAATAGGTACAAATTCTGACATCAATACAGATAACTTGGTTCTCTTGCTTCTATCTATCTCTCTTCGTTTCCTAATCCATTACCTCTTATGTTCTGCCTGCTGGAGATAGTAAAATGTTTTAACTGTCTGGGTTCATATGCCTTCTGAGTTATCAAGGTGTGCCTTTTGAGTCATCCTACAAATGTTTATTAGTTATGGTTCATGTAACTAGGAGTTGAAGGGTTGATGTAGTAGTTATACTATATATATGTGAGTCCTAATTGCTCGGACTTGGGCACGGGTCTGATATGGGTGCAGATCTAATGCTAGGATCTTTCATGATCTAAAACTTAAGATTCGGGGTACGGAATCAGGTACGGATTCGGATGCGGATATTCGACTATGCATAAAAATAGAGCTACAAAAGCATCCCATAAATTCTGACACATTATGTGGAAGACTTACATGTAGTACCTTAATCttttattctcaagttgtaggTAGCCCTCTAGAAATCTCCACTAGCTCTtgtcttgaaaaatcaaaatgcCAAATCTTATCTCTAATTTCTCCGTAGTTTTTGGTCAGAGTACCTAATGTTGATTGTCGAGATATGTATCCCACACCCATACTAGTGTCAGTGTTCTCACTAGATTTCTTGTTTGTTAATTTCCAGTATTGGTGGGAGGGAGATAAGGATATCTCGTCTTAACAATGAATCAAATGAAAGTGAAAGAAATCGAATTTcacccctttttccttttctgatggACCAGTCATTCCTTGAAAAAATCCTACTCTTCcttattatttctattttttgtatttattacttttttttatttataaataaaaaagaaaattctATACAAAATTTGAAATACTAAACAATataaacaaaaataatagaaataaattcAATCGAAATAATTCTGACACGGGTGTGGCACCACAAATGTAAAATTTGCACAACTTAGTGTGAGTCTAGTGTGTTGTTTCGTAAAACCGAAGTCCTTTAGAATGATACTATTGTACTTCAAGTTTTCTCTCCCTTTTCCATCCTTTTTGTGCCTTATGATGTTACGTAGAGCTCACATTCAGTGTTGTCAAAGGTGCGCTTGAAgcgcgcttaagccctgaagcgagACTCAAAATGTGTTGAGCACTTTGCCTCACTTTGTGGCCGCTTTAGTATCGCATCAAGTCTCTAAGGCATACTATTCCTTGCCAATGAGTGTAATCATGAAAATGCGACattaaacaattgatatttcactttatagtaatttttttcca from Nicotiana sylvestris chromosome 12, ASM39365v2, whole genome shotgun sequence encodes the following:
- the LOC104215202 gene encoding serine/threonine-protein kinase PBS1; this encodes MGCFSCFDSKEEEKLNPQKDRRDDRKEVHLTAPSNISRLSSGADRLKTRSINGSKREFLGLKDAPDVQIAAHTFTFRELAAATSNFRPESFIGEGGFGRVYKGRLPSGQVVAVKQLDRNGLQGNREFLVEVLMLSLLHHPNLVNLIGYCADGDQRLLVYEFMPLGSLEDHLHDLPPDKEPLDWNTRMKIAAGAAKGLEYLHDKANPPVIYRDFKSSNILLEENFFPKLSDFGLAKLGPTGDKSHVSTRVMGTYGYCAPEYAMTGQLTVKSDVYSFGVVFLELITGRKAIDSTMPQGEQNLVAWARPLFNDRRKFAKLADPRLQGQFPMRGLYQALAVASMCIQEQAAARPLIGDVVTALSYLANQVDDKRNKDDRGGRICRNEDGAGGGSGRKWPDLDGGSEKEDSPRETARMLNRDLDRERAVAEAKMWGENWREKRRQNAQGSFDGTNG